The genomic window AAAGAGTTATATAATAGATTTATAGAGTTACTTAAAGAGTCAAAATTAAAAGTAGAAACAGGGGAATTTGGGGCTGATATGAAGGTTGATATACAAAATGATGGGCCAGTTACTCTACTTTTAGAAAGTAAAAGAAATTTTTAATTTGGAGGCATAATATGATAATAAAGACGATTCCAGCAGGTAGTTTACAAGCAAATTGTTATATAGTTATGGATGAAGATACTAAAGAAGCTGTGGTTATGGATCCAGGTGGAGATTCAGATTGGATAATAAAAACAATAGAGTCTATAGGTGCAAAAATAAAGTATATTTTATTAACTCACGCACATGCAGATCATGATGGTGGAGTAGTTGATTTAAAGAAAAAATATGATGTTCCTGTATACATGAATAAAGCAGAAGAGGAATATATGGAAAAAGACAATTTTGTTTTTGGAAGGATTCCTAAATTTTATAGTTTTATTAATGATGGAGATATATTGAAAATAGGATCTTTAGAAATAAAGTGTTTGCATACTCCAGGACATACAAAGGGTGGAATGTGTTTCTTAATAGAAGATAAGGTATTTACAGGAGATACTTTATTTCAAGGTTCAATAGGAAGAACGGATTTTTCAGGTGGAGACTTTAATGAAATAATAAAAAGTATAAATGATAAACTTTTAGTTCTTCCTAATAATGTAGAAGTATATCCAGGACATGGGCCTAAATCTACAATTATATTTGAAAAGATGAGAAACCCATTTTTAGCATAAGGAGAAGTAATGGAAGTAAAAATATCATTAAATGATTTAAAATATAGATATGATGTTTATCAAATGTTTAATATTTATTTTCCTCTTCATGAACTTAAATTTGTAGATGATGGAGAATATATAGTAAATATAGATATTGAAAATATAGAATTTAAGTTTAAAGGGTTTTATAACAAAATACAAATTTCAGAAAATATAAAAGAAGATATAAAAAGATTAATTTTTTTAAGTTTAAAGGAGCTAACAGGGGTTCATTACCCATGGGGAATACTTGTGGGTATAAGACCTTCTAAAATAGCATTAAAATATCTTCAAGAAGGAAAAAGTGAAGACGAAATTATAGAAATATTTAAAGTGAAGCATTTAGCATCTGAAGAAAAAGCAAAGTTATGTATTGAGGTTGCAAAGAAAGAAGAAAAGTTTGTAAATAAGAAAGAAAAAAATATTTCAGTTTACATAGGAATGGCATTTTGTCCAACTAGATGTTTTTATTGTTCTTTTGCAGCAAATCCTATTGGTGGAAATAAAAAACTAGTTCCAACTTATTTAGAGTCTTTAACATATGAAATAAGAGAAATGAAAAAATATGTTGAATCAAGAAAACTTAATATAGAAACAGTTTATTTTGGAGGAGGAACTCCAACATCTGTTAATAACGAAGAATTTGAAAATATAATGAAAGAAATTTACAATGCTTTCATTCAAGGGAAAAATGTAGTAGAATTTACAGTGGAGTGTGGAAGACCTGATAGCATAACAGAAGAAAAGTTACTTACTATGAAGAAATATAATACTACAAGAATTAGTATAAATCCTCAAACAATGAATGATGAAACATTAAGTATGATTGGAAGAGGTCATACTTCAAGTGATGTAATTGAAAAATTTAATTTAGCTAGAGAATTAGGATTTAAAGATATAAATATGGATATGATTATAGGACTTCCAGGGGAAGGCTTGAAAGAAGCAAAGCATACAGCTAATGAAATTTTAAAACTTTCTCCAGATAGTTTAACAGTTCATGGCTTATCTTTAAAAAGAGCTTCAATACTTTATGAGAATTTTATTTTAAAGAAAGGAATTCAAATAAAGGAGCAAGTTGAACTAGCTTCTATGTATGAAGAAAGTAGAACTTTAGCTAAGGAATTAAGCTTAGAACCATATTATATGTATAGACAAAAAAATATGGTTGGAAATATGGAGAATTTAGGATATTCAAAAGTTTCAAAAGAATGTATATATAACATTCAAATGATTGAAGATAAGCAAACTATAATAGCACTTGGTGCAGATGCTGTATCAAAAGTTGTTTTTTTAGAGGAAAATAGAATTGAGCGATTTGCTAACATTAAAGACGTTAGAGAATATACATCAAGAATAAAAGAAATGGTAGAGGGAAAACAAAAATTATTAGATTCTCTTTACTTAAAATAGGAGGCGAAATTAATGGAAATTAAGGCACCTAAGGGTACTAAAGATATGTTGCCTCAGGATGCATATAAATGGCATTTTGTTGAGGAAACATTTAAAAATACGGCTAAGTTTTATGGGATGAGAGAAATCAGAACTCCTATATTTGAACATACAGAGTTATTTTTAAGAGGTGTAGGTGATACTACAGATATAGTTCAAAAGGAAATGTACACTTTCAATGATAAAGGTAATAGAAGTATTACATTAAAGCCAGAAGGAACTGCACCTATAGTTAGAGCTTTTATAGAAAATAGATTATTTAATGAAGCTCAACCAACAAAGCTTTATTATTCAATACCATGCTTTAGATATGAAAATGTACAAAAGGGTAGACTAAGACAATTCCACCAAGTAGGTACAGAAGTATTTGGTTCAAAGGAACCTTCAATGGATGCAGAAGTAATAGCTTTTGCTATGAATGTATTAAAGAATTTAGGGTTAAATAGCTTAAGTTTAAATATAAATAATTTAGGATGCCCAAAGTGTAGACCAAATTATAATGAGGCATTAAAGAAGTATTTAAAAGAAAACTATGATAGTTTATGTCCTTTGTGTAAAACAAGATTTGAAAAGAATCCAATGAGAATTTTAGACTGTAAAGAAAAGAAATGTAATGAAATCACAAAGAATGCTCCAATAATATTAGATTATATGTGTGAAGAATGTAATACTCACTTTACAGATGTAAAAAAATACTTAGACGCATTAGAAGTTTCATACACTGTTGATCCTGGTATAGTAAGAGGTTTAGATTATTATACAAAAACAATTTTTGAAATATTAAATGATGATTTTACAGTATGTGGTGGCGGAAGATATGATAGACTAATTGAAGAACTTGGAGGTCCAGAAATGCCTTCAGTTGGATTTGCCATGGGAGTTGAAAGACTTATTATGACACTTGAAAATGAAGGAATAGATATTCCAAATGAAAATCTATTTGATCTTTATATAGGGGCTAGAGGTGATGAAGCAAAACTTGCTGCATTTACTATTGCTAATAAATTAAGAAACTTTAACATTAAAACAGAAGTAAATCATATGGGAAGAAGTGTTAAAGCTGAAATGAAATATGCAAATAAAATTGGGGCTTTATTTACTACAATTTTAGGTGAAGATGAGCTTCAAAATAAAACTATTAAGCTTAAGAGAATGAGCGATGGTGAACAATTTGAAGTTGATTTAGACAATATAGAAGAAATAGCTAAAGTGCTAAAATAGCAAGGAGGAATTTATAATGGGTGAGTCTTTAGGTGGCTTAAAAAGAACCATGATGTGTGGAGATGTTAGAGAATCTAATGTTTCACAAAAAATAACACTTATGGGATGGGTTCAAAGAAATAGAAAATTAGGAGGTCTTCAATTTATAGACCTTAGAGATAGAGCTGGAATAATGCAAATAGTTTTTGGTGAAGAAATTAATGCAGAAGCTTTTGAAAAGGCTAAAACTGTAAAACCAGAATTTTGTATTGCAGTTACAGGTGAAGTTGTTTTAAGAGAAGCTCCAAATAAAAATATGGAGACAGGTCTTGTAGAACTTAAGTGTGAAAGTATAAAAATTCTTTCAGAATCAGATACTCCACCAATATATATTAAGGAAGATTTAGATGCAGCAGAAAATATAAGACTTAAATACAGATATTTAGATCTTAGAAGACCAGATATGCAAAGAATATTTATGATAAGAAACAGAACTACTAAGGCTGTTAGAGATTATCTAGATAATACTGGGTTCTTAGAAGTTGAAACACCAATGCTTACTAAGAGTACTCCAGAAGGCGCTAGAGATTACTTAGTACCATCAAGAAATTATCCAGGAATGTTTTATGCGTTACCACAATCACCACAAATATTCAAGCAATTATTAATGGTGTCAGGTTTTGATAAATACTATCAAATAGTAAAATGCTTCAGAGATGAAGATTTAAGAGCAAATAGACAACCAGAATTTACTCAAATAGATTTAGAAATGAGCTTTGTTGAAGAAGACGATGTTATGGCTTTAAATGAAGGGTTAGTAGCTCATGTGTTTAAAGAAGTAGCAGGAGTAGATGTTAAACTTCCAATTAGAAGAATGGAATTTAAAGAAGCTATGGAAAAATACGGTTCAGATAAACCAGATCTAAGATTTGGAATGGAAATTACAGATTTATCTGAAGTAGTAACTAATGTTGATTTTAAAGTGTTTAGTGATGCTTTAGCTAATGGAGGTTCTGTAAGAGCTCTTTGTGTAAAGGGTGGAGCTTCTATGGGTAGAAAGGATATAGATAGATTAGGTGAATTTGTTAAGACATTTAAGGCTAAAGGGTTAGCTTGGATAGCTCTTAAAGAAGAAGGAATAAAATCACCAATAGCTAAATTCTTAAAAGAAGAAGAAATGAATTCTATAATAGAAACTATGTCTGCAGAAACTGGAGATATAATCTTAATAGTTGCTGATAAAAATTCAGTAGTATTCCAAAGCTTAGGACAATTAAGATTAGAATTAGCTAAAAAGTTAGATTTAATTAAAGATAAGAATGAATTTAACTTCTGTTGGATTACGGAATTCCCATTATTTGAATATGATGAAGAAGAAGGAAGATATCATGCAGCACATCATCCATTTACATCACCAATGGATGAGGATTTAGATATGTTAGAAACTGATCCAGGTAAGGTTAGATCAAAAGCATATGATTTAGTATTAAATGGAGAAGAGTTAGGTGGAGGTTCAATAAGAATTCATAATTCAAAATTACAAGAAAGAATGTTTAAAGCATTAGGATTTACAGAAGAATCAGCTAAAGAAAGATTTGGATTCTTAATAGATGCATTTAAATTTGGCCCACCACCACATGGAGGATTGGCATTTGGATTAGATAGAATGATAATGTTCTTAGCTGGAACAGAAAACATAAAGGACGTTATAGCATTCCCTAAAAACCAAAATGCTTATTGCTACTTAAGTGAAGCACCAAATATAGTTGATGAAAAACAACTTGAAGAATTAGGTTTAGATATAAAAGTTAAAGAAGAAGAATAAATATAAAAAAGATATAGGAAAATTTCCTATATCTTTTTCTCTAGCTATTAAATTTAATAACTTAAATCTAAAAGTCTTCCTTTATTTTTTAGATGTCTAATTAACTTATCAGGATTATTCATAATTTGATCATTTGGCATATCTATTGAATTTAACATTTTTATTGCTAAATCAAAATTACCTATAAGAGAGCCAAAGTGTGCATCAGAACTTAAAATAATCTTATTGCCATATTTTTTACAAAGTAAAGCGATTTCTTTGCATATAATATCGCTTCCTTTTCTAGATTTTCCAAGTAAAGAGCTATTATTTATTTCAATCATTATATCTTTTTCTAGAGCCTTCTTTAATATTTTTTTGTAATCTAATTCATAATTTGGATTACCAAGATGTCCTAAGATTTCTATTTCTTTATAATTATCCATTACTTTTAAAACAGCATTTGTATTTTCCTCTTTCGATTTAGGGGGAAAACAGGCTTCATGTAAAGAAGCAATTAAATAATCTAATTGAGCAGATGATGTAGTTTTTATATCTAGGTTACCATTAGAGTCTATAATATTAGCCTCACAACCTTTTAAAATAATTACATCATTTATAGTTCTAGGTAAAACACGTAAATTATGAAAATACCATATGTGAGGAGCACCAGGCATGGCTGGACCATGCTCAGATGTTCCAAGAATTTTAATACCTTTTTTAGTGCAAAAATTAACATTTTCTAAAAGAGTGCTGTAAGCATGTCCGCTTATTATAGTATGTGTATGTAAATCAACTGAATAATTCATATAACAACATCCTTTCTTAAAATTTTAGTATATCAATCTAATGTATAGACTATTAGCATGTAAATTATTATTTTAATAAATATAGAAATACAATTAATAGTTGTAGGAATATTATAAAGGGTATTCCAAATGTGAATTTAATATGATGAGTCTTATGTCTAAAAATATGCATACTAATATATTCACCTACGCTACCACCTAATATTGCTATTAAAACTAAGTTATTTTCACTTATTCGCCATTGTTTTTTTATAGCCTTTTGTTTATCTATAAACATTATAATAAAAGCAAATAAATTTATTGTTATAAAATAAATTTTTAATATATTATACATTTAATATCTCCTATAATATTATTATACACATATTATAAAATAATTTTATGATATTTCAAAGTATATTAAAATGTAGTGTATAAATGTTTATAAAGCTACGTTTAAGTAAATCATTTTGATATAATAGTTTATAGATATAATTAAAAATTAAGGGAGTTGTGGATTTTGATTAGTAAATCACTAGATATATTAGAAAAGTTTTACGGATATAAAAACTTTAGAAAAGGACAAGAAGAGATAATTAATACTATATTAAATAATGAGGATGTATTAGCAATAATGCCTACTGGTGGAGGAAAATCTATATGCTATCAACTCCCAGGCTTAATGTTAGATGGAATTACTATTGTTATATCTCCTTTAATATCATTAATGAAAGATCAAGTAGATGCAATAAAAGAAATGGGGATTAATGGAGTTTAT from Clostridium septicum includes these protein-coding regions:
- a CDS encoding MBL fold metallo-hydrolase, which gives rise to MIIKTIPAGSLQANCYIVMDEDTKEAVVMDPGGDSDWIIKTIESIGAKIKYILLTHAHADHDGGVVDLKKKYDVPVYMNKAEEEYMEKDNFVFGRIPKFYSFINDGDILKIGSLEIKCLHTPGHTKGGMCFLIEDKVFTGDTLFQGSIGRTDFSGGDFNEIIKSINDKLLVLPNNVEVYPGHGPKSTIIFEKMRNPFLA
- a CDS encoding coproporphyrinogen III oxidase — its product is MEVKISLNDLKYRYDVYQMFNIYFPLHELKFVDDGEYIVNIDIENIEFKFKGFYNKIQISENIKEDIKRLIFLSLKELTGVHYPWGILVGIRPSKIALKYLQEGKSEDEIIEIFKVKHLASEEKAKLCIEVAKKEEKFVNKKEKNISVYIGMAFCPTRCFYCSFAANPIGGNKKLVPTYLESLTYEIREMKKYVESRKLNIETVYFGGGTPTSVNNEEFENIMKEIYNAFIQGKNVVEFTVECGRPDSITEEKLLTMKKYNTTRISINPQTMNDETLSMIGRGHTSSDVIEKFNLARELGFKDINMDMIIGLPGEGLKEAKHTANEILKLSPDSLTVHGLSLKRASILYENFILKKGIQIKEQVELASMYEESRTLAKELSLEPYYMYRQKNMVGNMENLGYSKVSKECIYNIQMIEDKQTIIALGADAVSKVVFLEENRIERFANIKDVREYTSRIKEMVEGKQKLLDSLYLK
- the hisS gene encoding histidine--tRNA ligase, producing the protein MEIKAPKGTKDMLPQDAYKWHFVEETFKNTAKFYGMREIRTPIFEHTELFLRGVGDTTDIVQKEMYTFNDKGNRSITLKPEGTAPIVRAFIENRLFNEAQPTKLYYSIPCFRYENVQKGRLRQFHQVGTEVFGSKEPSMDAEVIAFAMNVLKNLGLNSLSLNINNLGCPKCRPNYNEALKKYLKENYDSLCPLCKTRFEKNPMRILDCKEKKCNEITKNAPIILDYMCEECNTHFTDVKKYLDALEVSYTVDPGIVRGLDYYTKTIFEILNDDFTVCGGGRYDRLIEELGGPEMPSVGFAMGVERLIMTLENEGIDIPNENLFDLYIGARGDEAKLAAFTIANKLRNFNIKTEVNHMGRSVKAEMKYANKIGALFTTILGEDELQNKTIKLKRMSDGEQFEVDLDNIEEIAKVLK
- the aspS gene encoding aspartate--tRNA ligase, with amino-acid sequence MGESLGGLKRTMMCGDVRESNVSQKITLMGWVQRNRKLGGLQFIDLRDRAGIMQIVFGEEINAEAFEKAKTVKPEFCIAVTGEVVLREAPNKNMETGLVELKCESIKILSESDTPPIYIKEDLDAAENIRLKYRYLDLRRPDMQRIFMIRNRTTKAVRDYLDNTGFLEVETPMLTKSTPEGARDYLVPSRNYPGMFYALPQSPQIFKQLLMVSGFDKYYQIVKCFRDEDLRANRQPEFTQIDLEMSFVEEDDVMALNEGLVAHVFKEVAGVDVKLPIRRMEFKEAMEKYGSDKPDLRFGMEITDLSEVVTNVDFKVFSDALANGGSVRALCVKGGASMGRKDIDRLGEFVKTFKAKGLAWIALKEEGIKSPIAKFLKEEEMNSIIETMSAETGDIILIVADKNSVVFQSLGQLRLELAKKLDLIKDKNEFNFCWITEFPLFEYDEEEGRYHAAHHPFTSPMDEDLDMLETDPGKVRSKAYDLVLNGEELGGGSIRIHNSKLQERMFKALGFTEESAKERFGFLIDAFKFGPPPHGGLAFGLDRMIMFLAGTENIKDVIAFPKNQNAYCYLSEAPNIVDEKQLEELGLDIKVKEEE
- a CDS encoding PHP domain-containing protein, which encodes MNYSVDLHTHTIISGHAYSTLLENVNFCTKKGIKILGTSEHGPAMPGAPHIWYFHNLRVLPRTINDVIILKGCEANIIDSNGNLDIKTTSSAQLDYLIASLHEACFPPKSKEENTNAVLKVMDNYKEIEILGHLGNPNYELDYKKILKKALEKDIMIEINNSSLLGKSRKGSDIICKEIALLCKKYGNKIILSSDAHFGSLIGNFDLAIKMLNSIDMPNDQIMNNPDKLIRHLKNKGRLLDLSY
- a CDS encoding DUF1294 domain-containing protein, with the protein product MYNILKIYFITINLFAFIIMFIDKQKAIKKQWRISENNLVLIAILGGSVGEYISMHIFRHKTHHIKFTFGIPFIIFLQLLIVFLYLLK